A segment of the Gallus gallus isolate bGalGal1 chromosome 17, bGalGal1.mat.broiler.GRCg7b, whole genome shotgun sequence genome:
GGCAGCTGTGATCCCTGGGTCAGTGCATGGGGCCTCATCAAACACCTGGGGAGCCACTGTCTGAACAACCCCGGCATGAGCTGAGCAATCCTCTGACCATGCCTTTGTCTCTGCACCAGGACTCTGAGAGCTGCTCCCTGTACCCGGCCggctcacagcagctgctcagcccGGGCAGCCCCTGCTCTTCGGCCTCCATCACCCCACTGgcctcccagcactgccttcagctgctccagcagcagctcctacagcagcagcagcagacacaggTGGCGGTGGCTCAGGTACGCATCCCGCCTTCCCCTGGGCAGCACCAGCCCTGTTCCTCTCTCTGAAGAGCCGGGCTGGGCTAGGTACAGGGGAGTTCACGGTGTTGCGCAGCGATGGCCCTACAAACCACCAAACCTACAAACCAGGGGTACTCCCATCGTGGCGTGGGGATCTGCCCCAGTCCCACCCCACCTCGCGCGCCGCCCCacccagcgctgcccctccagcGCCCTCCTCGAGGCCCCAATCCCCCGCCTCAGGCGGAGCGCCGCgcggccgccagggggcgccaAAGCGCCGCGCAGCGCCGCGGGACAGAGAGGGGAGCGGGGGCGGCTCCGCGGGTGCCGGGGGAGAACCGGGGGGACCGGGAAAGGCTCCGGGGGAACCGGGGAAGGCTCCGGCGGcgccggccccgcagccccgtcCCGCCCGCAGGTGCAGTTGCTGAAGGACCAGCTGGCGGCAGAGACGGCGGCGCGCATCGAGGCGCAGGCCCGCGTgcggcagctgctgctgaccaacCGCGACCTGCTGCAGCACGTCTCGCTGCTGGTGCGGCAGCTGAAGGCGCTGGAGAGCCGGGCGCAGCGGCGGCAGCCGGGTGAGCGCAGCGGGCAGCGGGCAGCGGGCACAGCCAGCCCCGAGGCCGCCCGCGGCGCCTCACCGCCCCTCGTCTCTCTGTGCCCCGCAGTTGACCGTTCGCTGCAGAACCTGTCCCTGGCGCAGTCGCTGTCCCTCAACCTGAAGAACCACTACAGCCTGGACATCGCCCTGccctccacctccacccccGCCAGCGTCCTGGGCAGCCCCGTGGCTCCCCGCTCGCTGTCGGCGCTGGGCGCCGGGGATTCCTACCTCAACCTGGTCGGCCTGGAGGGGGCCGGGCCCTGCTTCGGCAGCAAGGAGGGGGCCGAGGGCCTGGCGGCGCACGAGGGGCTCAGCCGGCGCGTGGAGGGCTCCGAGGTCGGCGACTTCGCGCTGCTCAGCGGGAGCGGCCGGCAGAAGGCGGAGGACGCGGACAGAGGGGACGAGGACAGGTGGGGCTCCGCGGTCTCTGCAGCAGCCGAAGCGGGAGCGCCCTGCCCCTGTCAGCACTAATCCAAAGCGTAGCACCGTACCAGCTAACATGTAGAAAACGAAGCTTACAGCAGCCCCGAGCAGCACAACGGCGCGGGCCAGAGCAGCGCTTGCAGCAGCTGGGGACGTGGGAGGGAGAGCTCTGTCCGTGACAGAGGACAGCTCAGGTTGGGGACAGGCAGTGACGGGTCTGCGTGCTGGAAGAGACGGACGAAtctcaggagggcagagcccGGGGTGGGACCCGCTGTGTGCACACGTGGGAACAGGGATGGGGGATGCTGTCTGTCCTGCTCCTGTTCCATGGAGCAACTCGGCCAGTACTGCATCCCTTCCACGCCCCGGCTCCAACATACACAGCAATGGGCTGCACTGAAGAGACCCAAGGAAGCATCTGGCTTTTGGAGAGCCCAGGCCAGCTGGACCGAGCCCTGTGTGCAGGTAGGTAAATCCTTGCCCATCACCTCCTCTTTGCTCTTGCTTCTCAGGCGGCAGCAGCCCATTCCCAAGCtcaacccaccaccacccaTCCTGCGCAAGAGGTCGAGCAAGACCTCCCCGAGCCTAGAAGTGGACATCAAGCCTGAGAGTACTGCCCACGTGAGCCTCCCCAGCCCCAGTGTGTCCGGCCTCACCAGCATCACTGCCACCTCCCTCACCCTCCTGGACCCTGAGGCAAGGACTCCTGCACGGAGCGCTGCTGCCAGCGCAGAGCCCCTCCCTGTTGGGACCTTCCAACGTGTTCTGAGCAAGGACAGGTCTGGAGAGAATGGGCACACGTCCCCTCCATCCAGCATCCATGACCCTGCAGCCAGTGATGCCCTGAGCAAGGACTTGGCCGCACTGCTGAGCCCCACGGACAGCACGCTGCCCTTCTCCCCTGCAGACGACACCTGTTTGCACATCAGCTTCTCAGAAGATGAGCTGCTGGAGCCGGAGCTGGACACTACTGTGGGGCCCAGCAGGGTCCCTTCTTAGTTGGACACAGCACTGGCAGCTAGCTGGCAGGCAGTCCCAGTGGCTCTTTCCACACCACTCCCCAGTGCACGCTGGAGTTGCACGGTCCCTGCACCCTGCCTGGGTCAGGTCCGTTCACTGTCCCTGCTCCATTCAtcagctcctcctgccacatatgggctgcagcacagaaggcaacCTGGTCAGCCCCTGTCCCAGTCTGCACCAGTTCATGCTGTCTTCCTGCTTTCCCCAGCCCTTTTGTGCCGTGTCCTTCCCTTGGTCAGGGGTGCCACGTGGGCCTCTGTCCCAGGGAGCTCTCACCTCTGCTGCCTGGCAGAAGCACAGATCCCACTTATTACCACATCCCTGGCTGCTGCAGACAGTCCCAGGGCCACCATGTCCTTCCCACTGCATCCCCCAGCCCCAGTGTGGTGGGGTGGCCTCGGGAGGGAGAGATGCAGATACCTCACTGCCTTGAGACTGGTCCTGTTTTGGAGACAGCAGCTtcactgccccactgctgtgtCCCTGTGCAGCAATGCCACCACTGCCTCCCTCCAAAGGTGCCTTTTCCTATGCCACAGCACCTACTGTCCATGCAGACTGGGGCCACCCTGCAGGAGGCTGGTATGGGGTGACTGCCTATGGAGGAGACTTGGGAGCCTCATGCCACAGCAGGTGCTCCACATATCTTGGGGTGGCAGAAGCAGCTGCTCCATGTGCACGTCTCTGAGCGCTTTGGGGCTGCTTTGTCATGTTGAGGTGTTATGGAATGGTTCACTGTGAAGTTGGAAGCATGAATGTCTGGGGATGAGTTTGCAAGATGGAAGGTTTAAGGAAGAAATCCAGCCCTGTGGGGAGAGCCAAGGCAATGCCCAGTGCTGCCAGGCATCCCTCATCAGTACAGGCTGGAGCAGGTTCTGGGGAGGGACCCTGGGAGGTGATCTTCCACTCATTGTTTGCAAGAGGAGGTTTGGGAAGGTGCTGGAGGCTCAAGTTGGGGAAGTGTCAGGAGATGGAGGCTCAGAGCAGCCACTCTGTCCCAGTACAGAGAGTGACAGGACcccaacagcacagcactgtggggCCCAGGGCTGAGCAGGAGCCGGTAGGAGCTGATGGCAGAAGGCCCGTggcaccaccagcactgctgaggacaCGTGATGGGAACTGTGGATTTGTAAAGCCGTGGTTGGGCTGTGTGTTAGTGTGGTAGAGACGGATCGACCACTCCTTAGGAAATAAAGTACACTGCAGTTTGGTAActgacttttaaagaaaataaatgcctcAAATTTGCAGCGCTGGTGCTATGTTCTCTGCCCCACTGCCCTGGAGCATCTCATCTCCTAGCCCCAGTGCTCCTGAGCTCAGTTTTGTGCTTCAGGTTTCCCAGTTAAGTGACATCCTACCCAAAAGTCAAGGcagggcagccacagccccatccctggcccACTCCCCTCAGGGAGGGTCCCTGCATCCCCCTACTGTCACAGTCCCAGTTCAATTGTGAGTCCCATCTGCTCCCCCTCACAGTGACAACAAGAAGTCTCATGTCACCACACACTGCCACATGGGTACCAGGTTCCACACCAGTGACAGGGACCATTTCCAGAGCATCCCCTGCCAGTACACAGCACCAAcactctgccccacagcccccagctgcagcctaAGAGGTCTGGGCTCTGGGATGGGacagggcagcccccagcacatACATTGCCCTTTCTCATTCCCTGGTTTCTGCTCCCAAACCAAACTCTGGCCCACAAACCAAGCTCAGCCTGGGCACACAGGGAAGGAGAGCTCCAGGGGTGGGATCGAGGTGGGGTCAGGAACCTGCAGCACCACATCCCCAGGCAGCACCCAGTCCTGCAAAcctggaggggctgcagcctccAGAAGAAGAGGCCAGAGGTGCCCTTCCCAGAGGATGGAAGCAAGCAGCCATCTGCCTGGGGGGGACATGCAGGGAGGGGGCACATCCAGCCCCGCGCTTACTGTGCTTCCTGCATGGGAAGAaagtttttcctctgctgtctgGTAAGCTGCTAGCAATCATCAGGCAGGCAGGTGGTAAAGATTCATATCCATCAAACAATGCTATTTAGTTTGTAACCTGTGACTAAATCTGGTGTTAGCTTTAATTTCAGAGTCTGCTTTAGGGCTCGCTTGTTAATCTCTATGCAAAGCAGATGAAATGAATATGCAGCATTTTGGATGTAATTGTACGGCTTCAATTCAGCACTATAATTTTCCAAACAGGATCTTGCAATCAAGCTTCTATTCATTAGTGTATAAACAATTTAGTTTCTCAGCTCTCCAGTATGCCAATCATTTCAATGGAGTGAGCATCTCTGacaaaaagaggaggaaagttTCCTTTGTGTAACAGAGGTAAAAGTTGCTCCATACTCAGGCAATTCCTGCCTGGCAGCCCCCGGCCGGTTTTGCAGAGGCAGCCGCATCCGGGGCCCCTCAGCACCGAACGCTGCCCATGGGCAGCACCACCGCATTCCAACGTCAGCACCTCCCCACCAACGCAGCCCCCAACCATGGGTGGTTCTACCAAGGGGACCCCAGAGGTGAGCACGGACCCTCAGGACATGGCCAGGTGGCAGCATGGGCTATCCCCACTGCTCCAACCAACATGTCCGGCATGCGGCCGCGTCCCTCGGAGGCAAGGTGGGACCAGAGCCTCGACAAAGGGAAGCGCCATCGGCAGAGCCACTCCGCATGGGCTCCGTTTCCAAATGAATATCGACAGCGCTAATTACAGGCCGCCATGCAGACAGCTTATTAGCTTGTCACAAAAAGATGGTATTGAACTCAAAGCCCACGGTATTCACGAAGCGCAGCAAGACGCTCCCCAGACAGCACAGCGAACCAGGCAAGCGAACAACCTCCAGCAAAACTAATTACTTCCTGATTGTCTACGGCCACCCACTGGGTATAATAGTATAGACTAAATTTGGCATATACATAACTAAGCACTCGGCACCAATTTGGCATACAATAATCATCCTCTGTGTTGCATAATTAAAATCTGATCATTTGGAATAATCATTTCATGTTCCTGATGCTGGGTGAGGACTGCACAGTGCAACACAGGGGGTGCGGGATGGCTCATATGGTGCTGCCCAGCCCATGGGCACCGCATGGCCTGGGCTGCGGGGCCACCCCGATGGAGACCCCCCAGTCCACCCAGGACCATCTGTGCCCATGGCCGGCACGCAGCACGCTGACCTCCCACAGGCAGGCTGCTGACCCCACGCCTGTCCGGCCCCATTGTCATCGCACGTCTGCTAAAGGCGTTTGGAAAGATGGggcaataaaaaaataacataaaacaGAACGTGTGTGTCTAATCCATTAACTTCCCCTCGCGGGCTCCCCGGGGATTCggcaaggaggagaaagaatATGTGGATATTGCACGCGCCCTGGCACTTTGTCCCTgggccagccctgtgctggctgctgccacagcttGCGCTGTCCCGGGCTCATAAATCAGCACGGGTGACAGCGTTTCACAGCTCGCTTCCCAGCCAGGATATTGCCATTCCTGCTGATTACACAGCCAGAGCGCGGGGGAAGCTGCATCTCCCACTTCCAGGAAGGGAGGCTCCGCAAGGAAAACGCATTGATAAAAAGAAGAACGAAATCAGCTTTGTTCACGTTGCGAATCTCCCATTGTTCCCACTGTGACCGTCAGCCGTTGCTGGAGAAAGTATTTCCTCAGCAATAAATCTCCTGGGCTCCTCGGCAGCCCTCGCCTTGGCACCAGACCCTCCTTGTGttgttttgcaagaaaaaaGCTGCTTCTGACACTACACCAGCTCTGCATGGGAGCCCCGGCCACGGGACTGACCCTGCACTGACTTCTCAGCTGGTTTTGGTGACTGAGACCAGGCGGCTGGAGCAGCACCCTGCGAGGAGTGTGGAGCATTTCAAGGTGTGAGCTCAGCCCCAAGACTCTGATTTCAGGAGACAAGTACTATACCCAGCACAGGGGGAGAGTGTTATCGTGGGGGCCCCTGCCCCTGTCTGCAGCTGGCACCGCAGCAGGACATGCTGGGCCCCAGGCCTTCACTTGTCCCTGCACCTCCACGTCTGCTGCCACACATGTGCCGTTGGCCAGCACATAGCAGCTGGTGTGGGCCAGGGAGTGCACATCTGACCGCAGCCACGCTAATCCCAGTGCCGAAACACAGAGCTGGCTCCTGCCAAGAGCTTGAAATACAGGAGTCAGGCTGACAGTTGTACAAGAAAAATAGATCAAGTTTCCAAGAAAATACAGGCGAGCTGATCTGATTTTCATCAGCATCTTCAGCTGCCTTTCGGGAAGCCCCAGCCCTCTCCTCATTCCTGCTCTCCGCTTTACAAACCACTTAATTCATTGTTGCTTTGGAAACCCTCACAAAGACCCTCTGCATCCCCCAAAATAACGAGCAACAGATGCTGCTTTGACCTCAGCAACTTCCTGGAAACATACatttgtcaaaataaaaataaaaagattaatGTGAGGAAGGCTCTTAAATTATAAGAAAATAGCAGACATGAGAGCCTGGCTGAGCACGCCTGTCATTTGTAACAGCCACAGAGTGCCTGGGCAGGCAGAGGAGCCTGGGGTCCCCCCATCCTTTGGGatccccccagctctgctgtccccCAGAGCCAGGAGCAGCCACAGGCAGTGGGGCTGTCAGCCTGGAGCTTTCGGGTTAGGGTGCTCGAAAGTCAGTAGGTTTCACTCTCGCCTTCCATCTGTGGCCACCCAGCACACCCTAGGGCTCATGGAGGGCACAAGCAAATATGTGTGGGTGGATGGAAGCCCCTTGGTCTTGGGGCTTACAGCAGCCACGTGAGTAAGCAATGCAACACGACACAATACAACAAAATACAACACAGTACAACACAATAGGGGCACTCACCAGCACCTGTGGGCAGGCAGGGCAGTTCTGCAGGCTCCACACAAGCAGAGCCCCTTTTCCCTCTCAGCTTTATAGGGTCAGCCAGCAatgagctgtggggctgggccACCTGAGTGCTTGGTGCACTTGTGGGCAAGTTGGCATTCTGGGGCTcccagctttgtgctgctgtgtggcagcACGTTGCCCAAGGGTTGTCACTCTCTCAGGGTGCTTCCTGCCCTCAGGACCTAAGGGGTGCTTAAGTCTTAGCAAGGGGCTGTGGCCCCATGGGAAAACACTGTGGCATGGtagcagcagggctgaggcGCTTGGCCTGACTGAGCCCCTTGTTGTGACATCCTGCAGCCCAaacccacagctgctctctgcccctTGCACAGCCCTGGGGTGCCAGGGGTGCTGGAGACACAATGGTGGCATGAGGTAAGAACAgcccagctgctctgtgccagcctCATGGGGTGCcgggtgctgttgtgctgtgaATGCAAATCCTGacctgggctgggctgggggctctgcCTTCCCCCACCCCAGCGTAATGCCTCCAGTAGCTATGGTAACTGCTATATACATTTACATATTCTTCCAGTTAATCATAGGGACATCCACAGCAACTGTCTTTGCCAGTGGTTTTTTTCGTTCTTCTGAATGCAGGCTGGAGCATTATCCACCTACAGCCTCTTCCCCACAACAGCAAATCCTCCACATTACCCCTTCCCAACAGGCCCCACACGGCTGCAGCCCTCCAGCCCCATGCCACCTGAGTCACTCAGCACTAGCACTGCATGTCTCACTGTGTCACCATTGCAGCCTCGTACCCCAACCCCACAGGAGGCACAGGGGGCCTTCCCAGCCCTCCACTGGTGCCCTCAGCAAGGGACGATGAGTTGGCAGCACCCATAGGCCACAAACCCCCCAGATCCCCTGCCCCCCCCAATCTGATTGCCTACCTGAGGCCAAAAGCAGTCACAGAAGCCAGGAGATGCCATTGCACTGTGTTCTGTAGcctctttcctgcagctttcagtGCCGTCATGGTGGGGCCGCGCTCTCAGCAGCCCATCTGGGGGCTGGAGCGACACAGGCCGGAGCAGGGGCTGCCTCAAAAAGGCCTTCCCTTCAAAAAGGCATTAAGAAGCACCAGGAACTCCCCGGTGAGCCCATGGGTGCCAGCAGGTACATGTGGgcactgcctgctcccagcagcagtgccagaggcCGCCTGTGCCAAGGGCTGATGAGGGCAGGCCCAGCACAGCGCTCCAGGCTGCGTGTGGAGGTTGCCACCTCAGCCCGGCCGCCATTTTCTCTCAGCGTTGCTCACCCAGGTTTTGCTACTTTTTCCCTTTGCGTGTCACAGCTGGTGGCACCTTAGCCACAGAAGAGTTCATTTGCTGGGTTAGGAGGAGGAAAGCCACCAGAGTGAACTGTCCTGATTAATATTGGCactgtagggagcacagcacagagctgtgcggGGCCACGAGCAGCAAGGCAGCTCCCGCACACAGCTCAGGGACGGCACAccaagcagcacacagccctgcccgGCCCACTGCTCCCGGCCCTGCACGCTGCCctggggtgctgcagggcactgcagtgctgtgcgtGCTCGgagcagccctccccagccctgctccaccACCACTGCAGACCCCCTGGTTTCCTCTGCCCTTTCCACTGAACCAACCCACAGAAAGTTTTATAAACTTGAGGAAACACGAGTCAAAGCAGAAGGAGCCCAGTGCTGAGCCAAAGTGTGACCTCAGCAACCTCCCCATTTTGTCTAGCCCGGGACCTCGTTATTATCTGTCAGCATGTGCTGAGTCTCCTCCTTTGGGGCCACACCAGTCCCTTCCGGAGGCCCCTCCTCAGCCCGTGCTCCTGAGCCCTGTGTtatctctgctgcttccagccctgcttccCCTGGTGGGCGATGCCAGGGCAGAGCCCAGCGCCCacagaggggacgtggggacagcagcagcaccagcactgagGAGCACAGCCGTGCTGGAGGAGGTAGCAaggcacagcagtgcagggctggggcacgATGGAGCACAATTTGCTGCCTGAAGTACTGACCTGCCTGGCCAACAGCAAGGCAGTGACAGGCCAGGAGTGTTTGgtgcaaaggaaggaaatggaagaattaAATCCACAGAACTTCCCTGCTTTTGTTCTCCCTCCCGCCTCCGCTCTCCTCCTTGGCCGCGAGCTCTTCTCGCTGGATGCGTAGGGCTCAGTCCTACCCAAGCGAGCTGGAAACGGGGTCCATCAGCTGAAAGCAATTTACTTTGAAATCCAGCTGCCAGATTTTCCTCCATTTGtttactttaaaatgcttttttaaaagccAAAGTACACAAGGCAGCCAAATTGCTGACATGTGTGCCGGGCCGGTACCCCGCAAACGCTGCATTCTTTCATGTCCTCCTGGGCTCAAATCCActcatgtttatttaaaatacgTAGAACACTTCAGCACTATTAAGGACCATGTTCTAtagtaaatgaaaaaagatCTCTTCGCAGGccaggaggagagggaaagaatcACTTCAATTCAGTTTTGTTCTGCAGCACTTCGCCCAGCCACCCACAGCTCACCATCACGCTCAGCCTGGTGGCAGCACCCAGTAGCACCCTGGCCATGGCAGCCACCATCCTCTGCAGCACCACGCACTTGGAGTGCCTGGGCTTGGGCCTCCCCCCCCAGGGATGCATCAGGCAGCAGTGGCTGAAggttctctgctgcttctgagcATCTCAGACATCCTGCTGCACCAGGAGGTGGAACAGGCAGAGAATGAGACCCACTCGGTTTATTACAGATGGCACAATGCACCCTCTCTATATATGATAAAGATGCTGGCACAGAGAGCAAGTATTTTTAAGGACAATAACAGGTAAAAGGAGGTAAATATGGAAGTAAATAATCAAACTTATAACTCTAAAGCATATTCATAATGCAGACATTTAGGGAAGGAGTGTGGGATGGCAGTTTTCTCCTAAGGCTGTTGCTCCCTAAACCATTCCTCTATGGTTGACACGGCCTGAACTCCAGAGGGTAACGTAAGGATGTacatcagaaagcaaaaatgtcaACATACAGCAAATAAATCCTCCAGGCTGTTGTCACTGCTCAAGCATAAGGAAAGGCAGAATGGCAGCAAAcatggaaaggaaggaagactTACGTTTTTAGTTCAGTAATCTGCTACCACCACCAGAGATGGACAGTGGTGTCATGAAAGTGCGTTAGCACGCCTCTGGCAGGCATTCCTAAAAGAAAATGCTACTGACACAGAAttggtctgttttgttttgcagcaagAAGTACAAGAAAGCAGAAACCTCCACTTATTAACTGTTAATAATTTGGAGTGCAGCACCCTCATAGTTTTATGGTAATTAGCCAGACAAGTAAATCTTCAAAAGGATTTCTCCAGTGGAATTCCCAGACTATAATTATGTCATGCCCTTAACACAACTGGTTTCACTCATGGTTGGAAGAAACAAAGGCGCTAAGCAAGTGAtgatggggagcagagcagggtttACAAGGACAAGCACTGAGCATTGGTGCTACGTGTGCCCTGGGGACTTCCACTTCCGCAAGCTAATTCCTCTGGTTCCTGGGCTCCCTGCACACATTCCCATATGCTGCACCACTGCGAGAACAGTTCAGATCTGAGAGCTGGCTTTCGCCACCTTTGCAGTCTCTGGAAGACAAGAGAGATCCACATTGTTCAGAACAGGGTAACACTCTTCCAGGAGTGCTCAAAATGCACTGTGCTCAGGGTGCCACTTCTCACCTCCAGTTTCTCTAACAGGGACATCTCTGTTCCCTGCCAGTGTGGGCAGCACCTGCAGAGTGAAGTGGTTTAACAGCTGCAGGGCAAGGTGAGGAGGGTAAGTCTGTGCAGAGGTCCTTTTGCTTGCtctggggaaggagagcagtgagCAGGGTCTGTGCGTGTCCTGGCCAAACACAACTTCACCCAAGACCCCTCTGAGACACTTTTCAATGACAAAGATGGTAAACAAGCAGAGAGTTCTGTGCCAGGTGGAACCACCTAGAGCAAAGAGGGAAGGGACGTGCCATGTCCCAAGGCTACACAggagacagcagcaggcaggagggggaGCTGGGCTGCCTGTCCCCTGCGCAGGGCTCTGCCCTCCAGCCCACAATGCTCCCAGATCACTGCgttctttcccctctgcagcacactggtgtaaaagcagaaaacaaacacgaGAGCCTGTAACAataaaagagcacaataactgATAGTAAAGACTTGGCAGCCGTAGGGAGCCAAAAGCTTCTTGGAGGGGGTTGGATGGAAGCTGAGCTTCCCTCCCTGCTTGTattgtatttctttcctctgccaAAATGTGCTTCCTGAGTCTTGGGcagagctctctgctgctgaccCTCACCTTCCTCTGTTTAGCCTGGAGCGCAGGCTTGCCACGAGCGCCTGAGGCCGCGCCTGGGGACAGGCAGAGCCTCCCGCTGCGTGCACATGGCCAGGGTCAGGcctgctgtcagcagcttcCTGGAAACAACAGCCAAGTTGGGCCACACCTGACCGTGTCCCCCAGGAGCAGCCGGGCAGAGACCAGACACGGCAGCCCAGAGCACGGCTGGAGAGCAATTACAATTGCTGTGGCTGATGCTGAAGGGCTCTGTCCAGTCCTTTTCTCTTGCACAAAGACAGGTCGCGTTCCACTTGGCACAGCTGTAAGCAGGCAGCAAGAACAAAGCAGAGGTCAGACAGTGCTCTAATCAAAGAGGTAATTCTGACTCCATTTAAATTCTACCTCCCGATCGCATGGAAGTAGAACGTTGCACTACTACTCATAAAGAACTGAACCACCCTCATGGTGACTCACGGTCCTTAACAGAGCTGCCATGCTGATTTTACAAACATTAGAGCAATGCCTCAGAGTCAGTGCTTTGTAAGCTTTAACCTATCAACTTCGGAGCAGACCCATAGCTCTTTTGGAAAGCTCCCCTTCccctgtattttatttcctttcttggtGCCAGAATCGGAGCCAAAGGCAAGCTTAACAAAGCAACAGGCATGGCCATTTTTCCCAGCCTTCAATTCTGAAGATGAGAAGGGAGAAATTAAACactatcaaaacagaaaaaactgttcagtattttgtgctgcagaacagtGTTAACAAAACACTTGCTCGATCCATCCGCATTTGCCAGCCCAGCCAAGAATACAAGAACATGCAGGTCAGAATCCTTTTGTTTGAGCATCTGCAATAGACAGATGCAGACAAACGTGATCTAAGCTATTTCCTAGGCAGTGAGGGCAACAGTAACAAGGAGATGCCTGGGATGCAGGCAAGATAGAAAGGCTTTACTCTTACTAAATGctcttcttgttttgctttcagtccTCTTATTCCTGGATCCAGTCAGATAAAGCAAAACTCTTCACTCCTAGCAGCTGCTAGAGCAAATAGCAGCCTAGAGCAAATAATGTGTTTTTACATGAAGTTAACTATTGCAGTCAACCTGCTTGTGTTTGACTGTCACCCACCACCAGCACTGGCCCAGCAGGTTCAGAACCGTGCACCGTCTCACCCTCTGCCGCACCAGGCACACTCCTTCTCTGGATTCAGAGAAGCAATTAAATTACACTGGGATTTCCCAACATCTATCTACTTTGGCAGTCTTAATGTACTTAACTTGCATCAAACATGATTGAGGCAACCACAACTTATTCAACCCATTTTCCTTCCACATCTTGCTTCACACTCAATTCAGGAGTGGGTTTTTCTTctatgtgaagaaaaaaataaaagtgagttGAAACAATGCTTAAGTGAATTTTGTaacagaaaaacattaaatCAAGTTACTATTAGCAACACTGAATTAGCCTCAGGACTTTCATGATAAAAAGATCTCCATACAAATACCCAACTATCAACTTGAAGCAGCCACAAGAGGGAGTCTTAAATCTCCTAGTAATATCCAGATGGATTCTACTTTCGAAATGTTTGGTACAGGAGTAGACAGCAagccttcaaaaacaaaacaaagttacTGTGAACTCCCAATTTCCTCTCTGCCTTCACAGAAATATCCTTATTGTGATGGTAAAGATTCTTCAAAAGCTTTGAAGCTTTTTCTCTACTTATGAataggcaaaaaagaaaattcctcttCATTTATCATGGCTCCATTCTAGAAACAACTGAAGCCAGAGGAAGAATACATGAAAGGCTTTTGTCCAAGCAAATCTCAATCTCACAAATGTCTGAGAGGCTAGTTCAGCCTAAACTGAATCCTAGAagtctgtttgttgttgttttttttttttttaaaaaaaagaatgagtgaCACAATAGAACTATTAAATTGGCAGGAGAGCTTATTAAAAATCAATTCCTTCCACTACTTTCTCAGATGAACAATTTGATGGCTGTAAGCCAAGAGGCCTTGCTGCTGGACTCCATTCTGGCTAGCAGGACATCCC
Coding sequences within it:
- the LOC417113 gene encoding carboxyl-terminal PDZ ligand of neuronal nitric oxide synthase protein produces the protein MPVKNRYNLVDDGCDSRVPLHNEEAFQHGIHFQAKYIGSLDVPRPSSRVEIVAAMRRIRYEFKAKNIKKKKVSIIVSVDGVKVILRKKQKRKEWTWDESKMVVMHDPVYRIFYVSHDSQDLKIFSYIARDGANNSFRCNVFKSKKKSQAMRVVRTVGQAFEVCHKLSLQHALQNADGQADGASDKSAEEQQSEVHQIKGSKITDVDEVGLDSDGICVSERGAGELPLARGELSTLKPGQGSKDKNCQDSESCSLYPAGSQQLLSPGSPCSSASITPLASQHCLQLLQQQLLQQQQQTQVAVAQVQLLKDQLAAETAARIEAQARVRQLLLTNRDLLQHVSLLVRQLKALESRAQRRQPVDRSLQNLSLAQSLSLNLKNHYSLDIALPSTSTPASVLGSPVAPRSLSALGAGDSYLNLVGLEGAGPCFGSKEGAEGLAAHEGLSRRVEGSEVGDFALLSGSGRQKAEDADRGDEDRRQQPIPKLNPPPPILRKRSSKTSPSLEVDIKPESTAHVSLPSPSVSGLTSITATSLTLLDPEARTPARSAAASAEPLPVGTFQRVLSKDRSGENGHTSPPSSIHDPAASDALSKDLAALLSPTDSTLPFSPADDTCLHISFSEDELLEPELDTTVGPSRVPS